GCAGTTATCGGCTTGTGCGAGGCTTTGCTCAACATCCTTGCGCACTTTGGCAGGTAGATCTTCCCACCAATCGGCTTTCTGTAGATCAAGCACTGCCTTCACTTGATCTAAGACTTCCTCGTCGTTGGTATTGAAGACCTGCTTTGCGATGTTCGCTTGTTTGAATTCAATGCGGCTCATGGCACTTGGTTGTTATCCAAAGGTAGGGTGCAGCTTGCAAAGTGAGAAGGGAACGCGGTTAACGCGAACGATGCGCGCAGATCTACGCAAATATGATGGCTCTCTTATAAGTGTTGGTCAGTTCTTTCAGCGTTCGTCACTCCGGTCTTGAACTGGAGAGGGTTCTATTCTTTTGGGCGTGCCGGTGTTGAATGCACACCGTCGGGCTATCCGCTGCAAGTCCTCGCCGAAGACGGCTCCGGGCTTTCCGCTTCTATCCCTCACGCGAAATGCAGTAGCCGCTTGTAATCGAGCCGCCATGGAATCAAATTGGAAACCTCTTCGTCAGATACTGGTCAACGAACAGTTGAGGGTCATCCCCTGCAACTCTGTCAAACCCCTTGACAACCTCCTCCCTCCATTCTTTTTGGGTGCGGCTATCTGGCATCGGCGAACCCGCAACAGTTAGGTAGCCGTCGCGACCGTCCCAACGGAAACGCACTGCCTCGTGATGCTTAATGGCGATGAGCTGCCAACTACCGAATGACGAATACTCTGTGTGAAGCGAGCCGATTACAATGTCGCGTGCTGCCAATCGCTCAACAAGAGCAGACAAGTCTCTGATGAACTTCGCGGCATATTGGGATGATCGTTCCATTAGGTGTAAAGGCTCATCAAAACCTTCTCAGGAGTAAATGGTGCATCGTACTTCGCAACATACTTCGGGTTGAACGCCCGCACTGCATTCTCGATCGCGAAGTACACCCCGATGCCATACATCAACGGCGGCTCGCCTACGGCCTTGCTTCTACGGATCGCCAACGGATGTCCATCGGTTGGTAGTGCTTCGATGATCAGTTCCTTCGGTACGCTGTGGATATCAGGGATCTTGTACGTGCTTAACGCGTTGCTGAGCAATCTGCCTTTGTCATTATAAACGATCTCTTCCATCGTCATCCATCCAAGGCCTTGCACAACACCGCCTTCGATCTGGCCGATGTCCACAGCGTCGTTCATGCGTTTGCCGAAGTCGTGGACCAGTTTTACTGCATCTGTAACGTAGGTGCCACGGATGCAATCTACAGTGACCATTACGGCTGCTGTTCCATACACGTGGTACGCAAAGGGATGGCCTTTCTCCTTCGTCTTGTCGAAGTGGATATTCGGTGTGGCGTAGTGTCCGCTTTCGCTCAGGTTCACGCGGTCCCAGTGGCATAGGTGGATCAAATTCTTCCAGTCGAGGTCCGTGGCTTTGCCGTTGTTGAGCACCGCTTCATTCTCGATCGTGATCGCCTCCGGCTTGCTCGTGAGGATCCGTGATGCTTTCTCTTTAATGCGCTCCAGAATGGCGTTGCAGCCGATCTCCAGCGCCTTTCCGTTGAGGTCCGCAGTTGCGCTGGCTGCGCTGGGACTGGTGTTCGCAACGCGCGTGGTGTTGGTGCTTTCCAACTTGATGCGCTCCACGCCGATCCCGAAGGCTGCTGAGGCAACCTGCACCATTTTGGTGTTAAGGCCTTGGCCCATTTCCACGCCGCCGGTGCTCACGCCCACACTGCCGTCCTGGTACACGTGTACCAGCGCTCGTGCATGGTTCATCGGCGTGTTGGTGAAGGAGATCCCGAAACAGATCGGCATGATCGCCATGCCCTTTTTGTGCGTTTCGCTCTTCACATTGAATGCATCGATCTCCGCTTGCTGCTTGTCGAAGTCGAAGGTCTTCTCCGCGAGCTCCCATGCTTCTTTCGCCAAGACGTGGTCGGCGATCTGACCATAGCTGAACTCGCTGCCTTCCTTGATCAAATTGCGTTTCTGGATCTCGCGTGCGCTAACACCAAGTGTCTGTGCGGCTTTCGCGATGGCGGCTTCCATGACGAACATGCCTTGTGGTCCACCGAAGCCTCGGAATGCGGTGTTGGGCGGAAGATTTGTGCGACAGCAATAGGCCGTCACATCCACATTCGGAACGTGGTAGGCATTTGTGGCGTGGAAGAGCGTGCGCTCCATTACGGCAGGGGAGAGGTCCGCTGAAGCTCCGGCGTTCTGGTGGAAAGTTGCTTCGTAGACCACGATCTTCAGATCCTTATCGAAGCCGATCTTGAAATCGCTGCTGTACGGATGCCGCTTGCCCGTCATGCGCATGTCGTCCATGCGGTGCATGCTGAATTTTATCGGCTTCTTCATCACGAACGCGGCCATGGCCACTAATGCCGCCCATGCGGATGCTTGATCTTCTTTACCGCCGAAGCCGCCACCCAAGCGGGTCACATCCACTTCAATCTTGTGCATGGGTACGCCAAGCACGCGCGCAACGGTTTTCTGCACAGCGGTTGGTCCTTGCGTACTGCTGCTGATGCGAACGCTTCCGTGCTCGGTCGGATACGCATACGCGCCCTGCGTCTCGATGTAAAGATGTTCCTGTCCGTTCGTATCAGCCCGACCTTCGAAAATGTGCGCGCACTTGTCCCACGCCTTCTGTGTATCGCCCAGCTGGAACCTGCGCGGCGGAATGATCAACTCGCCTTTCGCACGTGCTTCACGCGGATCGGTGATCACGGGCAATTCTTCCAATTCGATGTTGACGAGCGCGCGTGCCTGCCGCGCCACATCTTCCGAAGTGGCGACGATCAACGCAACTGGCATGCCCCAGAAATGGATCTCGTCCTCTGCGAAAAGCGGTTCATCCGGAATGATGCCACCGATCTGGTTCTCGCCCGGAACGTCCTTGTAGGTAAGTATCCGCACCACGCCGGGAACGGTCAACGCTTTGGACAAATCGAGCTTTTTGACGTGCGCATGGGCGGAGGGCGCGTCATACGGAAGCGCATACAGTGTGCCTTGTTGCACCGGGATGTCATCCAAATAGATGGATCGCCCGGTGACGTGGAATGCGCTGTCGACGTTCTTCATGCTCGCCGTTGTGGATCCAACAGCAAAGCCGTGGGCAACGGTTTCAGCGAATGTCTCCATGTCAGGGATCAAGCGTTGCGCTCCTTTCTTGCCGCT
The nucleotide sequence above comes from Flavobacteriales bacterium. Encoded proteins:
- a CDS encoding molybdopterin-dependent oxidoreductase, which translates into the protein MKNVDSAFHVTGRSIYLDDIPVQQGTLYALPYDAPSAHAHVKKLDLSKALTVPGVVRILTYKDVPGENQIGGIIPDEPLFAEDEIHFWGMPVALIVATSEDVARQARALVNIELEELPVITDPREARAKGELIIPPRRFQLGDTQKAWDKCAHIFEGRADTNGQEHLYIETQGAYAYPTEHGSVRISSSTQGPTAVQKTVARVLGVPMHKIEVDVTRLGGGFGGKEDQASAWAALVAMAAFVMKKPIKFSMHRMDDMRMTGKRHPYSSDFKIGFDKDLKIVVYEATFHQNAGASADLSPAVMERTLFHATNAYHVPNVDVTAYCCRTNLPPNTAFRGFGGPQGMFVMEAAIAKAAQTLGVSAREIQKRNLIKEGSEFSYGQIADHVLAKEAWELAEKTFDFDKQQAEIDAFNVKSETHKKGMAIMPICFGISFTNTPMNHARALVHVYQDGSVGVSTGGVEMGQGLNTKMVQVASAAFGIGVERIKLESTNTTRVANTSPSAASATADLNGKALEIGCNAILERIKEKASRILTSKPEAITIENEAVLNNGKATDLDWKNLIHLCHWDRVNLSESGHYATPNIHFDKTKEKGHPFAYHVYGTAAVMVTVDCIRGTYVTDAVKLVHDFGKRMNDAVDIGQIEGGVVQGLGWMTMEEIVYNDKGRLLSNALSTYKIPDIHSVPKELIIEALPTDGHPLAIRRSKAVGEPPLMYGIGVYFAIENAVRAFNPKYVAKYDAPFTPEKVLMSLYT